The Cellulophaga sp. RHA19 genome includes the window TATTTACCTAAATGTTAGTGTTTACTTAAATATATATAATGTTTTAATTGTTACCCTTAGCTTTGCATTTTATTAAAAATTAAGTATCTACTAATGAAGATTAAAATAATACTCATATATGTGTCTGCCTTAACTGCAGGTCTAATTTTTGGACAGTTTAGTAGCTCGTTGGTAGGGGTTTTGCCAGAGGCTGTATCAGAATCTTCCGGATTAATACTATACAATGATTTATTAATTACACACAACGATTCTGGTAACACACCAACTTTATATTTTTTGAATAAAAACAGTTTTAAGGTTGAAAAAAAAGTAGAGGTAATAAACGCAAAGAATATAGACTGGGAAGACATTACACAAGATAAAGACTATGTATATGTTGGCGATTTTGGAAATTATTGGGGAGATAGAGAAGATCTTGTTATTTATAGAATAGCTAAAAAAGACCTAAAGTCATTAGATAAGGTTACTGCAGAAAAAATTTACTTTAACTATTCTGATAAAACAAGTAATACACGAAAAAGTAGAAGTAATTATGATGCGGAATCTCTTTTTTACAAAGGAGGGGAGCTGTATATTTTAACAAAGCAATGGAGGTCTAAAGGTACTGTTGCTTATAAAATACCTGCAAAACCAGGCAAACACATAGCATCTAAAGTAGGGAAATATAATACAAACGGTATGGTAACAGGAGCAACATATAACAATAGTAATAACAAGATTGTTTTAGTTGGTTACAATATGTTTATGTTGCCATTTGTAATAGAAATAGAAAATAGTACAGCATCTAATTTATTTGCAGGTACAGTTAAAAAAACACCATTAGAAATAGGTTTTGCTCAAATAGAAGGAATTACAAAGTTTAATGATGATACATATTATTTATCTTCAGAATCTTTTACAAAACTAGGGGCTAATGCAAGTATTTATAAGCTAAAATAGCTTAAACAGTATTTTTTCATCTAATTTGAGCTCTTAAAATTTAAGATTTTGTTAACATTTAAAGGAGTGTGTGTACCTTAATTTTGAGGAAACTTAATAAACTACAAACAAAATGAAAAAAATTGCATTAGTATTAATTGCAGTGTTTGCTTTAACAGGAGTACAAGCACAGATTGAAACACCACAGCCAAGTCCGTTTACTAAAATGGAACAAAAAGTAGGTTTAACAGATGTTACTTTAGAGTATTCTAGACCATCTGCAAGAGGTAGAGAAGTTTTTGGTAATCTAGTACCTTTTTCTAAATTATGGAGAACGGGAGCTAATAAAAATACTGTTATTACATTTAGTAATAATGTAACTATTGGCGGTAAAGAAGTAAAAGCTGGTTCTTACGCTATATTTACTAAGCCAGGAGAAACTTCTTGGGAAGTAATATTTTACGCAGATACAAATAACTGGGGAACACCAAGAGAGTGGGACCAGTCTAAAGTTGCTGCTACAATTAAAGCAGATGTTGTAAAAATGCCAATGAAAATAGAAACTTTTACAATGACTTTTGACGATTTAACTTCTGGTTCTGCTGTATTGGGTATTTTATGGGAAGATGTATATGTAGGTGCTAAATTTGAAGTTCCTACAGATAAAACTGTTTCTGCTGCTATTGCAAAAACTATGAATGGTCCTAGCGCACAAGATTATTATGCAGCTGCTGTATATTACAAAGAATCTGGTAAAGATATTAACCAAGCAAAAACTTGGATGGAAAAAGCTATGAGTATGATGGAGAAACCTGCATTTTACCAATTAAGACAATTATCTTTAATTTACGCTAAAGCAGGAGATAAGAAAAAAGCTATTGAGACAGCTAAAAAATCTTTAGTTGGTTCTAAAGCGGCTGGTAACGCAGACTACGTTAAAATGAATGAAGATTCTTTAAAAGAGTGGGGAGCAAAATAAGCTCTGTTTTTAAAATAGTAAAAGCCCGTAAAACAATTGTTTTACGGGCTTTTTTTATATCGTCTAGTTGTTTGTTATATTTTCATTTCATTTTCGGTTTTCATCATTCTGTCAAAACCTTCTAAAAGCATAGCAATAGATACAACTAAAGCACAGCCAAAAGCATTTAACCATAGGTAAGACATCCAGTCTAACCACCAGCCAATAATTACTATTACTTGAGTTATAATTGCAGCAACAAATACAGCATTACCCTTAACATATTTAAAAAAGAATGCCAGTAAAAATATTCCTAATACATTACCGTAAAATATAGATCCTATAATGTTTACTAGTTGTATTAAATTATCAAACAAGCTAGCAACACAGGCAATTAAAATGGCTATAATACCCCAAATTAAAGTAAGTACTTTTGAAGCTTTAACATAGTGTTCTTCTGTTTGTCCTTGTTTAATACTTCTTTTATAAATATCTAAGGCGCTTATGGTGCCTAAAGCATTTAATTCTGATGCAGTAGAAGACATAGCAGCAGATAATATTACCGCTAACAAAAGACCAATAATACCTTGTGGTAGGTAGTTTAGTATAAAATGAATAAATACATAATCTGTATCATTGGTTTCTACAGAGGCATCTGCTTGTGTAATTAATGTTTTTGCGGCATCTCTACCTAGTTTTTCTTTAGCATTTAAAGCAATAATTTTGTTTTTAGCATTAGTTTGCGCTGCTGTATTGTTATTGTCTAATGCTTCAGATAATTTGTTTTGTATAATTACTCTTTGTTCTGCAATTACCTTATGTTCTTTTTCTAATAGTTTGTAATCTTCTGCGTAAACAGAATTTTCTACTTTAGAAGTAGCTGCAGGATTAAAGTTTAGAGGTGATGAGTTGTATTGATAAAAAACAAAAACCATTACACCTACCAATAAAATAAAGAATTGCATTGGTATTTTTAAAATACCATTAAAAATTAAGCCAAGTTGACTCTCTCTTACAGATTTACCAGACAAGTAACGCTGTACCTGACTTTGGTCTGTACCAAAGTAAGACATAAACAAGAAAAATCCGCCTGTTAGCCCGCTCCAAACAGTATATCTACTTTGAGTGTCTAAACTAAAATCTAAAATATTTAATTTATCACTTGCACTAGCAACTTTTAAGGCTTTGCTAAACGTAATATCATCTGGTAGGTAATCTAAAATAAAGTAAAATGCAACAAACATTCCCAGCATTATTATAAACATTTGTTGTTTTTGGGTAACACTTACTGCTTTTGTACCACCAGAAACAGTGTATATAATTACCAAAATACCAATTAAAATATTTAATATTCTTAAATCCCAACCAAGTACAGCAGATAATATTATAGACGGAGCATAAATGGTAATACCAGCGGCCAAACCACGCTGAATTAAAAATAAAAATGCTGCTAACGTTCTAGTTTTAACATCAAACCTGTTTTCTAGAAACTCATAAGCTGTATAAACTTTTAATTTGTGGTATAATGGTACAAATACCATACATATAACCACCATAGCTAAAGGCAAACCAAAGTAAAACTGAACAAAGCCCATACCGTCGTGGTATGCTTGTCCTGGTGTAGATAAAAATGTAATTGCACTGGCTTGTGTAGCCATTACAGAGAGTCCAATTGTCCACCATTTTGACTGGTTTCCTCCTAAAACGTAATCGTTTACATTTTTACTTCCTTTTGTTTTATATACCCCAAAGCCAACAATAAATAATAATGTTCCTATAAGTAAGTACCAATCTATACTAGCCATATTAATTGTAAGTTTTCATTATAATAAAAAATACAATCGCATACATTAAATTTAAAAGTAAGACCCAAGAATATTCCTTTTTCCAAACAAATTTATCTTCCATAGTGTCTTAGTTGTTTTTAGGTAATGATAATAAGTTAGCAAACAGTTTGTAAGCACCAGGAACACCGGCAGGTAACTCTCTAAAAAAGCTTATGCCTGTATATACGTAGTTTCCTTTGCCATAAGGAGCAATTAAAAGACTACCTTTTTTAGCATCTTCTCCTTTATCTGCCATAGATAAAATAGGTGTAAACTCTTTTCCCCATTTATTAGGAAAGTATAAGCCGCGTTCTTGTACCCAATTATTAAAGTCAGTAGGTACAATTTTATTAGGAGTATTAACTACAGGATGGTTTTTTGCTAAAATGCTAACCTCTGCAAATTCATTTGTAACCCTATCTCTAGATAGCTCTAGAGAATAAGGAGCAAGGTTATCTAAATCTAAACCTCTACGGCCAGCAGTATTATATTGTATAACTAAGTTGCCTCCGTTTTTTACGTAATCTAATAAAAAATGTTGTTTAAATTTTAATTGATTAACAACATTGTAGGCTCTAATACCAACTACAATAGCATCAAAACCTTTTAAAGATTCTGTAGTAATATTGTCTGGATCTATGGTAGACACATTGTAGCCTATTTGTGTTAAGCTTTCTGGTATTTTGTCGCCAGCACCAGTAATATAACCAATATTTTTTCCTGTTTTTTTAATGTCCAAACGTACCACTTTAGCTTCAGATGGTAGTAAAACAGACTGTGTTGGGATATGGTCATAAGAAATAACAACCAACTCTTTACTAAGTTTTTTACCGTTAATTGTTACAGATGGTGAAATGGTACTCTGTGCTTCAGTGGCAGGAGGAGTAACAGTAAACATAAATGTTTTTGTGTCTCCTCTTTTAGCAATAGTAAAAGGCAGTTTTGCATTATTAACTTTCCACCCTTTAGAAAAGCCTAATTCTAATTCTCCTGTAATATCATCTTTTAAAGCTTTAATAGTAACAGGAATTTGCTTAGCAGATCCGTCAGAGAAAATAAAAACCTTGTCCTTTATGCTAACACTAGCTTCTGGTAAAACCTCAAAAGGTCTGTATAGTTCTCCTTTATCTGGTTTAGAGTAGTGGTAAACTACAGGTTTAGTAATGGTTAATGTATAATTATTAATACTAAGTTTAAAATCAGCATTAAAAGCTCTAGGAGTTTCTGGTTTGCCAATTAATTTTTTATCTGCAACAGTGTACATACCTAATGTACCTTTTTTCATAAGCCAATAAGGACTTGTGTAATTTGTATTTGCAGGTACTGCAATATCTAAAACTAGGTTTTCTTTAGTGTTGTTTTTTAAAGAAATATTAGGAGATAGGCTAGTAGTCGCAACTCTTACAGATTTTAATATAATGTTTGTATTACTTCTATTTAAAGCTTCTATAGATACTTTAAAACTGCCAGATGGTGTACTATTTGTGATGCTTGCATTAGCCTCTAAATATAAACCAGCTACAGCAGAAATCATATTTTCTAGTTCTTTAGACTTAATATTTTTCCAGTGTGTATCTGTAGATTTTTGTAATAACTTATAAGCTTCTATAAGTTCTGGTAAGTGCAAAGAAGGATTTTTAAAATTGAAGTTTTCTTCAACCTTATTTAATATTTTTCCAATAGCAACACCACCATCTATTCTAGACCACGTAGTATTTATGCCTTCAAAAATATCATCACCTTTAGGCATATCACCTTTTAAAAGCTCAATATACTCATCTTGGCTTCCTCTTGTAGATATACGGCCAAAACCTTGACATAAATGCTGACTACTGGCAAGTGATGCAATCTCGTTGTTAGAAACACCTAGCATTGGGTAAAAAACACCAACATCTAACTTCATTAGTTTACTTTTATCTGCTTTGTTAAAAGCTTCCTCACTACCATAAAACCACCAAGAAGTGTTAAGAAACATACGTTTTGGTTGCCAGGTTTCTGTTAGTTTTAGTTGTTCTGGGTATGCTTTTGGGTCGTTAACCAAGTCAAAAGCTTCTACACTTAACATTGCAGAGGCAGTATGGTGACCGTGTGTAGTTCCTGGTGTTCTGTGGTTAAATCTGTTTATAATAACATCTGGCTTGTACTGTCTTATAATTTGTACAACATCTGCTAAAACCTCTTTTTTGTCCCAAATATCTAATGTTTCATCTGGGTGTTTAGAGTAGCCAAAATCGTTTGCTCTAGAAAAAAATTGTTCTCCACCATCTTTGCTACGTGCACCAAGTAATTCTTGTGTACGTAATACACCTAATTGCTCTCTAATTTCTGGTCCAATTAAATTTTGTCCTCCGTCTCCACGGGTTAAAGACAAGTAAGCAGTTTTAGCTTTTACATTATTAGATAAGTAAGATATTAACCTTGTGTTTTCGTCATCTGGATGTGCTGCAATGTATAATGCAGAACCTAAGAAGTTTAACTTTTGTAAAGAATGGTAAATTTCTGCAGATGAACTTTTTTTAGGAGCTTGTGAAAACCCTAAGTTGATGCATAATGCAGAAATTATGCAAGATACCAGTAGTTGGCGCATAAATGTTAATTTTGGTTGATGCTCAAATATAACAAGTTCTACGCTTTAGAATGTCAATTTTAAAGGTTCTTTAACAACGTTTTTAAGCGGGTTATTAACATTTGATGATTTTAAAGAAGAATTGTTAGAACCATTTTTTTCTGTTGATAAAAAATATGGACACCAGAGAAATTAAAACCATTACGCCTAAAAGTATAAAATAACCATATTCCGTATGTAATTCGGGCATATTTTTAAAGTTCATACCGTAAATACCTGCTAAAAAAGTAAGCGGTATAAAAATCACAGAAAATATAGTCAAGGTTTTCATTACCTCGTTTAATCTGTGGTTTTGAATACTAAACATTAAGTTTAAAGAACTCTCTAGTTGACTAAGGTTAAAATCAATTTCATCTCCCATTAAACCAATTTGTTCTTTAATTTCAATAAAATACTTTATGTCAAAGTCAAAACAATCTATATTTTCTAATTGGTTAATAGCATCTTTTATGCTTATAGTCATTCTTTTAATTTGGTTAAGTTGCCTTTTCTTGTTTTCAACTTTAATTGCAAATTCGGGAGTTGGTTTAGTCTCATTTAAGTTATCTAAACCAATATTAGCCTTTGTTAACTTATCATAAGCAATGTAATAATTATCTATAATAGCTTCCATTAGTAAGTAAAACAGGTAATCTGCTCCTTTTTTTCTTATAACACCTAAGTTTTTTTCTATTCGTTCTCTTAAATGTTGAAAATGATCGCCTGCAACCTCTTGTATACTCCAAACGTAAGTTTCACCAACAATAAAAACCATTTGTTCAAATTTTGTTTCACTGCTTTCTGCAGAGTAATAAGGAGATTTTAAGGTTAAAAAGAAACAATCGTCTAGTTCTATTACTTTATTTCTGTGATTGTTGTCTATAACAAGGTTTATTAAAAACTCATCCATATTATTGTTCGCAATTATTTTGCGTACAGCTTGTGAATGCTGAAAACCATAAATGTTTAACCAAGAAATAACCGAAGTATCTTTTGTTATAGATATTTCATTTAATTCTTCTCCTTTTAATAAATGACAACTTTCTTTAGAGTAGGTTATTAAAGATGAATTAGCTTTAAATTCTTCAATATTAAAAGTTTTTTTATCAGAATACGGGTTTACTTTACGTCTGTTTTTTCTTTTCATACAATTACTTTTAAATGTAATCTCCTTCTGTAGTATCGTCGTTATCTTCTTTATTAATAAGTACAACACCTTTTTGTAAAAGTAAATTGTTTGGGTAGGTAAGTAGTTCTCCGTTGTCTTTTTTTAGATAAATATGATAAGCTTTTATGTCTAAAATATCAACTTCCTCAGCAAAATCGCCATCTAATATTTTTATACGATCACCTATTTTAAAAGGGAATGAAAAAAATAAAATTACACCAGCAGTAACATTACTTAAAATAGACCAAGAAGCAAATAGAGCCACACCTAACACAGCAAATACAGATGAAAATATAATGCCTAAATCCTCAAAATTTACCTGCCAAATGTAAACAAGAACTATAAAACTTATTGCCATAATTAATATGGTAACATATCTAATTATAAGCTTTGTGCGTACTTTATTTATGTCGCTAATTCTTCCTATTTTACTAATTGCTTTTGCAGTAACAAAACGCAGTACTATAAAGCCCAAAATACAAATTAAGCTGTTTATTAATTGATTTTGATGTGTGTCTATAAATTCATTCATAATCCTAAGCTATCTCTAAAATGTAAATCTTTATTTCCGTTTTGTTGCCAATAGGCTGTTTGTATTCTTTTATTTAAAGTTGCAGTAGTTGTTAGTGTTTTTTTATTTGACCCAAAACCACTTTTATGTGTTTCTGTAAAACTTTCTATAGTGTGCGGAAAAGCTGTAGAGAACGTTATTGTTAAGTTGCGCTGCAAATCAGGATAATCTAAACTATAAATGGTTACATTATCTTTAGTGGTTTTAGTAACCTTTGCTGCATATGCTTTTAATTTTTTATGAGAAAACCTAATGTATGTAAAAGACGGAATAATTTGTAAATTGCCCGTTGGTAAACTATCTGGGTTAATTCTAATTTTTGCCCAAAGATCGTTCTCTAAAATATTTTTTTCAAGGGTGAAATTTTCATCTCCTTCGCTTTCAAAATAAGAAAAAGAAGAAACCTCAAATTTTTCTTTATTGTTTAGCTGAGAAAATACTTGTCCGCACCATTCTTGTACAGAGTTTGTAATTTTTAATGAAGCAGAATTATCACCAACAGGATAAAAAGTGCTAGACATTACAGAATAGGGGTAAATACCAGTTAAAAATTTCTTGGTACTATTTAATTTTAAAACAGGAATGTTTGTATTACTAGGTAGATCTGCTTTTACCTGTTTTTTAGCGCTAAAAGGCTCTGTTACAAAAACCAAAACAGCAGAACCTTTCCTTAATTCGCCATACCTAGCTTGTTCTAAATTGTATGATGTTATTTCTGCAGTGCCATTATACCAATATTTTTTAAATTGGTTAGATACTGGCTTTGGCTTTTCTTTTTTTATAACTTTTTTAGGAGTAGTAACAGCTATATCTTGGTTGTGTACTTTTTCTTTACAGGCATTAGACATTAATAGCGTAATTGCTATTATACCCAATTCAGCTAATTTTTTCATAACAAATACATTTTAAGTAAAATTACTTAAAATGTTATGCATTAGCTATAGTTAGCAAAGTTTTATAAACTAAATGCGTAGGTAGGCCAACAACGTTAGGGTAGGAGCCAATAATTTCTTCAATGGCAATTAAGCCAATCCACTCTTGTATACCATAAGCTCCAGCTTTATCTAGTGGTTTGTAGTTTTCTACATAATACGTAATTTCATCCAAGCTAAGCTCTTTAAATTTTACTTTTGTAATATGACTTTCTGTAATTTGCTTATTTTTAGATGTAAAACAGACAGATGTAGCTACTTGGTGCCAAGAGTTAGATAGTTTTGTAAGCATAGCAATAGCATCTGCAGTGCTTTTGGGTTTGCCTAGCTGCTCATTATTGTGCCAAACAATAGTATCAGATGTTATTAAAATATCTTTCTCTTGGAGTGATTTTTTAAAAGGTTCTGCTTTTAAAGCAGCTAAATAATCTGTAATTTCTTCAGCTTGTAAATGATTAGGAAAAACCTCTTCAATAGGTCTAACATCAACCTTAAAGTTAATATCTAATTCTTTAAAAAACTGATGCCTTCTTGGGGAACCAGAAGCCAATATAATGTTGTAATCTTTTAATTTTTCAGAAAGCATTTAGTCGTTTTTAGCGCTGTAATTATCATTCCATTTACCTTGTGCTTTTAAAACTTGCTCAATAACATCTCTAGCGCAGCCTTTACCGCCATTTTTTTGAGAAATATACTTGCTTACAGCTTTTATTTCAGGTATAGCATCTTGCGGACAAGTAGGCATACCAACTAATTGCATAGGTGGCACGTCTGGCATATCATCACCCATATATAAAACATTTTTTGGGTCTATATTGTTGGTAGATAAATACTCTTTTATAGGTTCTATTTTTAAGTGAGCGCCTAAATAAATATCCTTTACGCCTAAACCTTTAAATCTAG containing:
- a CDS encoding PIG-L family deacetylase, with product MRQLLVSCIISALCINLGFSQAPKKSSSAEIYHSLQKLNFLGSALYIAAHPDDENTRLISYLSNNVKAKTAYLSLTRGDGGQNLIGPEIREQLGVLRTQELLGARSKDGGEQFFSRANDFGYSKHPDETLDIWDKKEVLADVVQIIRQYKPDVIINRFNHRTPGTTHGHHTASAMLSVEAFDLVNDPKAYPEQLKLTETWQPKRMFLNTSWWFYGSEEAFNKADKSKLMKLDVGVFYPMLGVSNNEIASLASSQHLCQGFGRISTRGSQDEYIELLKGDMPKGDDIFEGINTTWSRIDGGVAIGKILNKVEENFNFKNPSLHLPELIEAYKLLQKSTDTHWKNIKSKELENMISAVAGLYLEANASITNSTPSGSFKVSIEALNRSNTNIILKSVRVATTSLSPNISLKNNTKENLVLDIAVPANTNYTSPYWLMKKGTLGMYTVADKKLIGKPETPRAFNADFKLSINNYTLTITKPVVYHYSKPDKGELYRPFEVLPEASVSIKDKVFIFSDGSAKQIPVTIKALKDDITGELELGFSKGWKVNNAKLPFTIAKRGDTKTFMFTVTPPATEAQSTISPSVTINGKKLSKELVVISYDHIPTQSVLLPSEAKVVRLDIKKTGKNIGYITGAGDKIPESLTQIGYNVSTIDPDNITTESLKGFDAIVVGIRAYNVVNQLKFKQHFLLDYVKNGGNLVIQYNTAGRRGLDLDNLAPYSLELSRDRVTNEFAEVSILAKNHPVVNTPNKIVPTDFNNWVQERGLYFPNKWGKEFTPILSMADKGEDAKKGSLLIAPYGKGNYVYTGISFFRELPAGVPGAYKLFANLLSLPKNN
- a CDS encoding KdsC family phosphatase, producing MEKSYKEYLHNITTFVFDVDGVFTDGNVLITENGELLRKMNVKDGYALKTAIQKGFNVCIISGGTSEGVRTRFKGLGVKDIYLGAHLKIEPIKEYLSTNNIDPKNVLYMGDDMPDVPPMQLVGMPTCPQDAIPEIKAVSKYISQKNGGKGCARDVIEQVLKAQGKWNDNYSAKND
- a CDS encoding secretion protein, which produces MKIKIILIYVSALTAGLIFGQFSSSLVGVLPEAVSESSGLILYNDLLITHNDSGNTPTLYFLNKNSFKVEKKVEVINAKNIDWEDITQDKDYVYVGDFGNYWGDREDLVIYRIAKKDLKSLDKVTAEKIYFNYSDKTSNTRKSRSNYDAESLFYKGGELYILTKQWRSKGTVAYKIPAKPGKHIASKVGKYNTNGMVTGATYNNSNNKIVLVGYNMFMLPFVIEIENSTASNLFAGTVKKTPLEIGFAQIEGITKFNDDTYYLSSESFTKLGANASIYKLK
- a CDS encoding DUF2911 domain-containing protein — its product is MKKIALVLIAVFALTGVQAQIETPQPSPFTKMEQKVGLTDVTLEYSRPSARGREVFGNLVPFSKLWRTGANKNTVITFSNNVTIGGKEVKAGSYAIFTKPGETSWEVIFYADTNNWGTPREWDQSKVAATIKADVVKMPMKIETFTMTFDDLTSGSAVLGILWEDVYVGAKFEVPTDKTVSAAIAKTMNGPSAQDYYAAAVYYKESGKDINQAKTWMEKAMSMMEKPAFYQLRQLSLIYAKAGDKKKAIETAKKSLVGSKAAGNADYVKMNEDSLKEWGAK
- a CDS encoding septum formation inhibitor Maf codes for the protein MKKLAELGIIAITLLMSNACKEKVHNQDIAVTTPKKVIKKEKPKPVSNQFKKYWYNGTAEITSYNLEQARYGELRKGSAVLVFVTEPFSAKKQVKADLPSNTNIPVLKLNSTKKFLTGIYPYSVMSSTFYPVGDNSASLKITNSVQEWCGQVFSQLNNKEKFEVSSFSYFESEGDENFTLEKNILENDLWAKIRINPDSLPTGNLQIIPSFTYIRFSHKKLKAYAAKVTKTTKDNVTIYSLDYPDLQRNLTITFSTAFPHTIESFTETHKSGFGSNKKTLTTTATLNKRIQTAYWQQNGNKDLHFRDSLGL
- a CDS encoding mechanosensitive ion channel domain-containing protein, with protein sequence MNEFIDTHQNQLINSLICILGFIVLRFVTAKAISKIGRISDINKVRTKLIIRYVTILIMAISFIVLVYIWQVNFEDLGIIFSSVFAVLGVALFASWSILSNVTAGVILFFSFPFKIGDRIKILDGDFAEEVDILDIKAYHIYLKKDNGELLTYPNNLLLQKGVVLINKEDNDDTTEGDYI
- a CDS encoding Maf-like protein translates to MLSEKLKDYNIILASGSPRRHQFFKELDINFKVDVRPIEEVFPNHLQAEEITDYLAALKAEPFKKSLQEKDILITSDTIVWHNNEQLGKPKSTADAIAMLTKLSNSWHQVATSVCFTSKNKQITESHITKVKFKELSLDEITYYVENYKPLDKAGAYGIQEWIGLIAIEEIIGSYPNVVGLPTHLVYKTLLTIANA
- a CDS encoding sodium:solute symporter — encoded protein: MASIDWYLLIGTLLFIVGFGVYKTKGSKNVNDYVLGGNQSKWWTIGLSVMATQASAITFLSTPGQAYHDGMGFVQFYFGLPLAMVVICMVFVPLYHKLKVYTAYEFLENRFDVKTRTLAAFLFLIQRGLAAGITIYAPSIILSAVLGWDLRILNILIGILVIIYTVSGGTKAVSVTQKQQMFIIMLGMFVAFYFILDYLPDDITFSKALKVASASDKLNILDFSLDTQSRYTVWSGLTGGFFLFMSYFGTDQSQVQRYLSGKSVRESQLGLIFNGILKIPMQFFILLVGVMVFVFYQYNSSPLNFNPAATSKVENSVYAEDYKLLEKEHKVIAEQRVIIQNKLSEALDNNNTAAQTNAKNKIIALNAKEKLGRDAAKTLITQADASVETNDTDYVFIHFILNYLPQGIIGLLLAVILSAAMSSTASELNALGTISALDIYKRSIKQGQTEEHYVKASKVLTLIWGIIAILIACVASLFDNLIQLVNIIGSIFYGNVLGIFLLAFFFKYVKGNAVFVAAIITQVIVIIGWWLDWMSYLWLNAFGCALVVSIAMLLEGFDRMMKTENEMKI
- a CDS encoding magnesium and cobalt transport protein CorA, which translates into the protein MKRKNRRKVNPYSDKKTFNIEEFKANSSLITYSKESCHLLKGEELNEISITKDTSVISWLNIYGFQHSQAVRKIIANNNMDEFLINLVIDNNHRNKVIELDDCFFLTLKSPYYSAESSETKFEQMVFIVGETYVWSIQEVAGDHFQHLRERIEKNLGVIRKKGADYLFYLLMEAIIDNYYIAYDKLTKANIGLDNLNETKPTPEFAIKVENKKRQLNQIKRMTISIKDAINQLENIDCFDFDIKYFIEIKEQIGLMGDEIDFNLSQLESSLNLMFSIQNHRLNEVMKTLTIFSVIFIPLTFLAGIYGMNFKNMPELHTEYGYFILLGVMVLISLVSIFFINRKKWF